A genome region from Nicotiana tabacum cultivar K326 chromosome 13, ASM71507v2, whole genome shotgun sequence includes the following:
- the LOC107776552 gene encoding putative mediator of RNA polymerase II transcription subunit 26c: protein MDLDEFRLILSESKVDVWTMIDAAILVASVDCGDELKHRRDGIVEKLYSTRCRSCNDVVNGQYSLDNGKRVTRNVETVMNKSPLTPESNHRNNNTSNDNKNDDEEEDVDPYGGLFDDDEQTRILTIKEQLEDPQLSDEDVIDLLQSLADMDITFQALKETDIGRHVNRLRKHPSNEVRRLVKMLVRKWKETVDDWVRLNQPEQHGSSNLIAADGDSPQQNVPKNQLNGHHQVPDFTYSPNPRNGSSSSDRNNSESEYKPKPVLPRNVTPTRPLQSAPKPTSAPPPSRPPPRESAIDLEKLNSARRRLQENYQEAQNAKKQRTIQVMDIHEIPKPKNGFFAKNKGGFQGRHHR, encoded by the exons ATGGATTTGGACGAATTCCGATTGATTTTATCGGAATCGAAGGTAGATGTGTGGACGATGATCGACGCAGCGATTTTGGTTGCATCGGTTGACTGCGGCGATGAATTGAAGCATCGCCGCGACGGAATCGTTGAGAAGCTGTATTCCACGCGCTGCCGGAGCTGTAACGACGTCGTTAACGGTCAGTATAGCTTGGATAACGGCAAGAGAGTTACTAGAAATGTGGAGACGGTGATGAATAAGAGTCCGTTAACACCGGAATCAAATCATCGGAACAACAATACCAGTAATGATAATAAGAATGATGACGAGGAAGAAGATGTAGATCCATATGGAGGATTATTTGATGATGATGAACAAACTCGAATTCTTACTAtcaaagaacaacttgaagatcCACAACTG TCGGATGAGGATGTGATTGACTTGCTTCAAAGTCTAGCAGATATGGATATTACATTCCAAGCTCTCAag GAAACTGATATCGGAAGGCATGTGAATCGACTGAGGAAGCATCCATCAAATGAAGTTAGGAGATTGGTGAAGATGCTTGTGAG AAAATGGAAAGAAACTGTTGATGATTGGGTTAGGCTAAACCAGCCTGAGCAACATGGGTCTTCAAATCTTATTG CTGCTGATGGAGACTCACCCCAACAGAATGTACCGAAAAATCAACTGAATGGTCATCATCAG GTTCCTGACTTCACATACTCACCGAATCCTCGAA ATGGGAGTTCAAGTTCGGACAGGAATAATTCCGAATCAGAGTACAAGCCAAAACCAGTTCTCCCGCGGAATGTAACCCCAACTAGACCACTGCAGTCTGCTCCTAAACCTACTTCTGCTCCTCCCCCAAGT AGACCTCCTCCAAGGGAATCAGCCATAGATCTTGAAAAGCTAAATTCAGCAAGAAGGCGGCTTCAGGAGAATTACCAAGAAGCTCAAAATG CTAAAAAGCAAAGGACAATACAGGTGATGGATATTCATGAGATTCCAAAACCAAAGAACGGCTTCTTTGCCAAGAATAAAGGCGGCTTTCAGGGCAGGCATCATCGCTGA